The DNA region CTCTCTGtgggaatttttcaaaaatactgggGCCTGATTACCAAGTGTAGCGCCTATTCCTAGGCCTGCTTCTGGACCAGGGAGAAAAACTACTACAGGACATTAGTGTAGGTAAAATCTGAACACGGCCTGTGGATTGGATTAGAATACAGTGTTGGTGTCTGAGTTTGATACTTATACTGAGGTAGGTGAGAGGATGTCCTTGTTCTTAGAAAAACCACATGGGAACTCTCCCCGGCGGGTAAAGCAGCTGAAGTTCTCCAGTTACCTCTTACGTGGTTCAGAGGGTTTGTCTACAGATAAAGCAACTGGGCAAAATGTGAACATTCGGTCAATCTGGCTAAGGGAGTTCTTTGCACccttttttgcaatttttatgtAGGTTTGAAACTGTCAGTATaaaaaaagttggttttttttttttttaaaccaaacccACCGTTGCCCAAGCCCAGCCTTGGGTTGTGATCCAGCTGAGCCAGGAGCGGTCAGCTTTCCCTGGCGAGTCTAGTGTGCAGTGGGGTTGACAACTGCTGTGCAGGGTGGACTTGGGAGGGGGCGTGCTTGTCGCCTCCAGCaatcctcccaccctcctcccagcgcTGGTCAGAATGGCAGGAGTTGTTCAACCAGAGGCCATGCACCTCTCAGGCTGGAGGAGGGCCACCATCCATGGTTAACTGCAGTGTCCTGGGCCCACCCAGCCCCACTGGTCTGAAtctccagggagggaagggatttgGCCTCAGAGTCTGCTGTAAACCCGAGCACCCgggcagggtggtgggagggagaggtaatCGTCACCAACCGCTAGCCGTTTTTCCAGCACTTACCTGGCAATCAGGCCCATCTCTGAGCGTGCATGGCATTTATCTTGTGGCATAATCTTTGCTACTGTCTAGGACTGTGGGCTGCCACCTctgtttgacagatgaggaaactaagagtTGCTTGCCCAGGAGACCACAGCCTCTCACCCATCTGAGCCCAGGCAGGGGACTCAGGTGGACAAGTGGTGCCTCCCTGACCCGCACCTGCTGTCTGGTTTCAGGGCAGGAAGATTATGACCGGCTGCGGCCCCTGTCCTACCAGAACACCCACCTCGTGCTCATCTGCTATGATGTCATGAACCCTACCAGCTATGACAATGTCCTCATCAAGGTGAGGCCCatctccccacctgcctgcctctgggggtggggccacaCGTGGGCCCCAGCCCTGATGCCcgccttctccttcctctccttccacagTGGTTCCCTGAGGTCACGCACTTCTGCCGTGGGACCCCCATGGTGCTCATCGGCTGCAAGACCGACCTGAGGAAGGACAAGGAGCAGCTGCGCAAGCTGCGGGCGGCCCAGCTGGAGCCCATCACCTACATGCAGGTGGGCCAggggccccctccccagtccctgcccccTAGCCAGGACCCCAGGTCCCTAGGCACAGCCATGGCCGAAAAGCCTCCCAGGCCCTGTGGCCCCTGCATCTGGTGTGCCTTAGTGGCCTTTTGCGAGCTGAAGCCAGCAGGATGctaagaataataattttaaaatattaatatcaatagCACATTTGAGCACTTTCCATTACTTACcatatttaatccttataacctAAGGCGGGTACTATTAGCATCCCCCATTTTTCAGGGGAGAggttgagactcagagagggtaaatagcttgcccagggtcacacagctaacctGAAGTGGAGCCACAGCCTGGGCCTTTAAACAccagcctgtcccatcccccCGGGGCCTGGATGGGCAGCCCCGTGTTGGAAAGCAGGCTTCCTTTCAGCAGCCTGACCAAACCCGGCGGCCTTCTGGGTGATGCAGGGGAGAATAAAAGGAACCCAAAGGAAAACtaataaagtttaataaaaaggaataggcattaataaattttagaaataaagtttttctttttttactctaGCAGCCAGCTCAGTTGCCTAACTTGAGCAGGGAGAGGCATGTAGGAAGGCCTTTGGTCTTGAGGCCTTCAGCTTCAGCTCTTCTCATAGGCCTGGCAGACACCACAGACCACCTCAGTTCTGGGCTGGGGTCAGCCCCGCCTCTGCCCAAAgctgagggggtgggaggtggggaccaCGATGGGCTTCTCCCAGCAGCTGCAGCCCAAGGGCCACACCAAACTTACGTTCCATCCACACACATGGCGGGGGTGCTGGCCCTGGGACGGGAAGAGGGGCCCACCCAAAGGCCTCCAGCCTGAGAGTCCCCAGATCTGTGAGGGGGTCTCCCCAGGCCTCTCGTCtaatcccagcccctccccccacccagggccagaGTGCCTGTGAGCAGATCCGAGCTGccctctacctggaatgttcCGCCAAGTTTCGGGAGAACGTGGAGGACGTCTTCCGAGAGGCTGCCAAGGTGGCCCTCAGTGCTCTGAAGAAAGCGCATCGGCAGAAACACCCCCGGCTGTGCCTGCTGCTCTGACACCCCTGGGCGGGGCACTCGGCCCTCATGACAGACAGAACCAACGGGCCCGGGGCCTCAGGCCCAGACTGCTCCCCaggtcctgcccccttcccagctCTCGAAGGGCACGTGGAGTCGGGTGTTTCCAGGGCCTGGTGTCTGGAGCCTGTGGCTAGGCTCTTAGAACATTCTGGAACTCTTTTCCCAGCTGGGGCTTTGACTGTGAGCTGCCCTCTGGGCTCACACAGGAGCTGTGGCCTgcgtggtggtggtgatgggtgaGGATGCTGGACTCGGTCCCTCTGTACCCTGGAACCAGCCTTTGTCCCCAGGACTCAGGAATGCCCTTGACACAACCTCCCCCGAGCTGTGTGTCCCTTCTGCACACCCAGTAGGTCCTCAAAGCCCATGCTTGAAAAACATCTGGTATTTGGGTAAACACAGACGTGGCAGCGTTCCGCACGGCCCCCAAGCCTGCTCTCCCGTCACCCGCCGGCCTGGGCTCCGGAGATAGGCATGGCTACATCCTCCAGCTTCTTGCTTCCTCCCCCCAGGAACTTGGGTGCCGTGACGGGCTGGGGCCTATCAGGAGAACACAGGCAGCAGCCCCGGATGTGGGGGCCCGGCACCAGcacccccgcccctccgcccCACACAGGGGACTTCAGTCTCAGCCTGCAGCTTGGCCACCATCTTTGCATTGCTGGGCGCACATGAGGGCGGGGAGGACCTCTCAGAAAGAAGAAGTATTCCCTGGACCATCCACCTGCCCCCAACTACTTGCCAGAAACTCGAGATGAaaagtgaccttgggcaagtcaggtCTCTCTATAGACTGTTTATCTGCAAAAGGATGTCACTGGCTTATTTAGTCACCAAGCTCTCCTCTGTCCCTGAGAGCCTCCACTTCTGCCAAGATGTGGAGATCTGGAGTCAAGGCCATCCTGGCCTCCTGCGAGAACAGACTTGATCAACCCCCAGTGCAGATTCACTGAACCTTCTGGAGGGTCAGGGGTCCAGGAGTTAAACAAgtgccccaggtgattctgatgccctgGACATTGAGAGCTGCTGGGTCCTGAGTGAGCCCAGGAATCAGTGTTGACCTAAGATGAGATAATGGCTTCAGgtggctcctgccctccctggtATCTCCTGCCTCAAaccccctcacccacccagtGCTTCAGCCCCACAGGCCTGAGAAAGACTTCTGAAGTCCACCCCACCCAGGTTCCCGAAGGCCCTGCCATGACCTGGGGAGTCAACAGAGCACTCGGTCCAAGGCCTCGTGGACAAATGATGGTTTAGGACAGAGATCCGCGAACTACAGTCTGTGGACCAAGTCTGGccactgcctatttttgtaaataaagttttattggaacacagccatgcccattcatttatgcCTTGGCTGCTTTTGCCCCACGACTGCAGAACAGAGTAGTGTGACAGAGACCATCTGGCCCTTGAcggaaaaagtttgccaactcctagTCTAGGGCAAACCCAAGTGCCTAAAGGGCCAGATGGGAAACCCAAATGAGTGAAGTAGGGCAGGGATAAAAGGGAGTGGTGGGGCCTGTGGCAAACTAGGAAGCAAGCAGCCCATCCTGCACAGGCAGCTCAGCCCAGCCACATGCTGCCCTGTGGGAATGGTGCTAGGTCTTTCCATTTCTCTAGGGAAAGCAGAAGTCTGGGTTTTTATTTGGAATCTTATTAGGGGGAGGGGAAATTtcgtattttaaaaatttaaacccCTTTGAGGGCCAAAGCATGACTATGCACACCGTCTGTGAACTCTGGTCAAAGGAGATTTCTAGGAAAGTAGTTGGGGGCAGCTGAGGCCCCTGTGAAGAGGCAGAAGATGTTACCAAACCTGTTGGTTTCTTCACCCTCCCCTCGAATACAGAGCCTAACGAGGTGACCAGCAGACCTGCCCTGGCCTCTAAAGTGCGGCCTCAGCTTCCTGGCCTCCTTGAAGTGAGGCTGTTCAGACATCCCGCACCCCACGTTCCAGAACATCTGAGGTGAAGGGAGGGAGCTGGACAGTGAGTGACCTCCATGCTGGCTTAAGTCCCAACCAGTGCTGAGGGTCTTGGTCCCACTCCCTGAGTACTCATTGCAAGAATTTGGGAAGGTGGGCCGAAGGGTGGGGGTCAGGAAGCCCCCAAAAGCGGACCCAAACTTTgtgtcaaaaacaaaacagaaaaaaaaacaggtccTCAAACCAGCCGAACAGGGCAGGAGCGCCCTCTGGTGGTGACCCACAGGAAACCTCGCACCTCAGGCCAAGCCCCAGGCCTCAGGGAGGTAGGGCGGCTTTCCCCAGGTGGCCGGCAGGCAGGAGACTCAGGAAGCACAAAGAGCAAGAGGCACAGACCACAGTGGTTCTCTGAGAACTCACACCCCCACCGCGGAGGCGTGGGGCTTACAGCAGGAGCCGTGTGTCGGGAGGGAGGCTCCACAGCACACTGAGGGGCTTCCTTCCACCCCCGCCTGGAACTCAGTAAGTAGCAGGTCAGCAGGAAATCCAGCCCCAGCGAGGCACGTCCAAAGCCCAACCTGAGGGGCTCAGGTGACAggagcaggggacagaggggcTCCCTGAGGCTTAGCCTCCCCGCCCCGACCAAGACTGACCCAGTCTCACCGAGAGCAGTGGGGCAGGAAGGCCGCAGATTctaagggaaggaggagggccaATATTAAATATGTCATAAATAGGCAGGCTGGGGCCAGCTAATACTGTGCGGACAGGCTGGGGTCACATTCCTTTTGTCCGGCCAGGGACCACAGCCTCGGTCCCGCTCCCAGTGATGCCACTGGCCCCTGAGGTCACTGCTGTCAGTGGCCACTGGCACTGCTGGGGAGGAAGTCCCCCCGCAGCCTCAGGAGTCCGGGGGCTCGAGGGGCGCGTGGGCCTCGTGGCTCACGGCTTCTTGGCCTTGCTTCTGTTCTTCTGCAGCTTGGTGTGAACGACTTTGAGCGTGGTCAGGAAGTTGCCCAGGAAGAGGACGAGGAATGTGAGTGCCAACACGAACACCTGGGGGGTGGCGGACGTGCAGAGAAGGGCGGTGCTCAGGGCAGGGGAAGGTGAGGCAGAGAATGGAACggaaggagggaaaaggccaGGCCGGCTCTGATCCGCTCTCCTTGCTGAAATGCCCACCACACCCCCTGGGACTTCAGCACCCCCTTAGCACAGGCTACCAGCAAACCACAGGGTTTGCCAGCAGAAGGCGGGGATCTGGGCCAACTGGGTGAAGGGTGTGAGTCCTCGGGGTCG from Camelus ferus isolate YT-003-E chromosome 32, BCGSAC_Cfer_1.0, whole genome shotgun sequence includes:
- the RHOF gene encoding rho-related GTP-binding protein RhoF; amino-acid sequence: MDTPGAPAPTAAPAPGRKELKIVIVGDGGCGKTSLLMVYSQGSFPEHYAPSVFEKYTASVTVGSKEVTLNLYDTAGQEDYDRLRPLSYQNTHLVLICYDVMNPTSYDNVLIKWFPEVTHFCRGTPMVLIGCKTDLRKDKEQLRKLRAAQLEPITYMQGQSACEQIRAALYLECSAKFRENVEDVFREAAKVALSALKKAHRQKHPRLCLLL